The proteins below are encoded in one region of Alistipes indistinctus YIT 12060:
- the mtaB gene encoding tRNA (N(6)-L-threonylcarbamoyladenosine(37)-C(2))-methylthiotransferase MtaB, with translation MSPVKKVGFYTLGCKLNFSETSTIARAFEQGGFVRAVRGERADIYVINSCSVTEHADKKCRNIVRRLIKENPGAVVVVTGCYAQLKPQELAAIEGVDLVVGNNDKGTIFERVAALGAKRGATVHTCEAGELTGFFAAFSTGDRTRSFLKVQDGCDYHCSYCTIPLARGASRNLPVADLVREAEAIAAKGQREIVLTGINVGDFGRTTGESFVDLLRALDAVGGIDRYRISSIEPNLLTDEVIAFTAGSDKFQPHFHVPLQSGCDRILALMRRRYNTARFAERIGAVRAQIPGVFFGIDVIVGFPGETDEDFEVTCRFLEEIRPAFLHVFPYSVRPNTPAAEMDGKVAPDVAAHRVQRLGELSSRLYRSFCAAQQGREAKVLWESTRRGGDMFGFTENYIKVRTPFDRERINTITRVRLGALDADGVAQATILSE, from the coding sequence ATGTCTCCTGTGAAAAAAGTCGGGTTTTATACGCTCGGCTGCAAACTTAACTTCTCCGAAACCTCCACGATCGCCCGCGCTTTCGAACAGGGAGGATTCGTGCGTGCCGTCCGTGGCGAGAGGGCCGACATCTACGTGATTAACAGTTGCTCGGTAACGGAGCATGCCGATAAGAAGTGTCGGAATATCGTACGTCGTCTGATCAAAGAAAATCCCGGGGCGGTTGTCGTGGTAACGGGCTGTTATGCCCAACTCAAACCGCAGGAATTGGCCGCTATCGAAGGGGTAGATCTGGTGGTCGGCAACAACGATAAGGGAACTATTTTTGAACGTGTTGCTGCACTGGGTGCCAAACGGGGTGCTACCGTACATACTTGCGAGGCCGGGGAGTTGACCGGGTTTTTCGCTGCTTTTTCAACTGGCGACCGGACACGCTCGTTTCTCAAGGTGCAGGACGGCTGTGATTATCATTGCAGTTATTGTACGATTCCGTTGGCGCGCGGTGCGAGCCGCAACCTGCCGGTGGCCGATCTGGTGCGTGAGGCCGAAGCGATCGCAGCCAAAGGACAGCGCGAGATCGTGCTGACCGGGATTAACGTGGGTGATTTCGGCCGCACTACCGGGGAATCGTTCGTCGATCTGCTGCGTGCGCTGGACGCCGTCGGAGGAATCGACCGTTACCGGATTTCGTCGATCGAACCTAACCTGCTGACCGATGAAGTAATAGCCTTCACTGCCGGTTCGGATAAGTTCCAACCGCATTTTCATGTGCCGTTGCAAAGCGGGTGCGACCGGATTCTGGCATTGATGCGGCGGCGGTACAACACCGCACGGTTTGCCGAACGGATCGGGGCGGTCAGGGCGCAAATTCCCGGCGTTTTTTTCGGAATCGATGTGATTGTCGGCTTTCCCGGTGAAACGGATGAGGATTTTGAGGTCACCTGCCGGTTTCTCGAGGAGATTCGTCCGGCTTTCCTGCACGTATTCCCCTACTCTGTCCGCCCGAATACCCCGGCGGCGGAGATGGACGGGAAAGTGGCGCCGGATGTCGCGGCGCACCGGGTACAGCGCCTCGGCGAATTGTCATCGCGGCTTTATCGCAGTTTTTGTGCCGCGCAGCAGGGCCGTGAAGCCAAAGTGCTTTGGGAAAGCACCCGCCGCGGCGGGGATATGTTCGGCTTTACCGAGAATTATATCAAGGTGCGGACGCCTTTCGACCGCGAACGGATCAATACGATTACGCGTGTCCGGCTCGGGGCTTTGGATGCGGATGGCGTAGCGCAGGCAACTATTCTCAGTGAATGA
- a CDS encoding TrkH family potassium uptake protein, whose product MRLNVVLRYMGLMLLLNAGFMLLSACISLFNNFDTGFYPLLLSFLLTSVLGVFPLIFVPKGEQISTKEGYGIVVGSWLAACMAGMMPYMLWGGEFSLINAWFESVSGYTTTGSTILNDVEALPNGMMFWRSATHWLGGVGVVMFALVVLPASGAQNKMKLSHMELSSMAKDNYRYKTQKILHILLVVYVGLTFVQTVLLRIAGMDWFDAVNNSFSTIATGGFSTKNLSIAYYNNVWIEIIITLFMAVSGLHFGLIFATLTGKGNNVFRSEVSRYYLLSLLVGGLVTAFALWADDTYPTFLMSLRYGLFQIVSVASTTGFATADSSVWPGLAIMMIILFSMQCACAGSTAGGIKCDRVLLSFKAIKAQILQLQHPNAIIRVKMNGMIQDNNIVNRAVLFIFFYIMFVVAGVIIITMFGVDLMTSFGVTIASMGNVGPGLGEVGSLDNYHMLPAGVKFICTVLMLLGRLELFGFIQLFLIKWWK is encoded by the coding sequence ATGCGGTTGAACGTAGTGCTGAGATATATGGGGTTGATGCTCCTGTTGAATGCGGGGTTCATGCTGTTGTCGGCGTGTATTTCGTTGTTCAACAATTTCGATACGGGTTTCTATCCGTTGCTGCTGAGTTTTCTGCTGACATCTGTGTTGGGTGTTTTCCCGCTGATTTTCGTACCGAAAGGCGAGCAGATCAGTACCAAGGAGGGTTATGGGATCGTGGTGGGATCGTGGTTGGCAGCCTGCATGGCCGGAATGATGCCTTATATGCTTTGGGGCGGTGAATTCAGCCTGATTAACGCCTGGTTCGAAAGCGTGTCGGGTTATACGACGACCGGTTCCACGATCCTGAACGATGTGGAAGCACTGCCCAACGGCATGATGTTCTGGCGTTCGGCTACACACTGGCTGGGCGGTGTGGGTGTCGTGATGTTCGCATTGGTCGTACTGCCGGCTTCGGGAGCACAGAACAAGATGAAACTTTCGCATATGGAGCTTTCATCGATGGCCAAGGATAATTACCGCTATAAGACCCAGAAGATTCTGCATATCCTGCTGGTCGTGTATGTCGGACTGACGTTCGTACAGACCGTGTTGTTGCGCATTGCCGGCATGGATTGGTTCGATGCGGTGAACAACTCCTTTTCGACGATCGCCACGGGCGGATTCAGTACGAAAAACCTCAGTATTGCCTACTATAACAACGTTTGGATCGAGATTATCATCACGCTTTTCATGGCAGTGTCCGGATTGCATTTCGGATTGATTTTCGCGACATTGACAGGGAAAGGAAATAATGTCTTCCGTTCGGAGGTGAGCCGTTATTACCTATTGTCATTGCTGGTAGGCGGGTTGGTGACGGCTTTTGCCCTGTGGGCCGATGATACCTACCCCACTTTCTTGATGTCATTGCGTTACGGATTGTTCCAGATCGTCTCGGTGGCGTCCACTACCGGGTTTGCAACGGCTGATTCTTCCGTCTGGCCCGGTTTGGCGATTATGATGATTATCCTGTTTTCGATGCAGTGCGCCTGTGCGGGTTCTACTGCGGGCGGGATCAAATGCGACCGCGTTTTATTGTCGTTTAAGGCGATCAAGGCGCAAATTTTGCAGCTCCAGCATCCCAATGCGATCATCCGGGTCAAAATGAACGGGATGATCCAGGACAACAATATTGTCAACCGGGCTGTTCTATTCATATTTTTTTATATCATGTTTGTGGTAGCCGGGGTAATTATCATTACTATGTTCGGGGTCGACCTGATGACCAGTTTCGGTGTTACAATTGCCAGTATGGGGAATGTCGGGCCGGGACTGGGTGAGGTCGGATCGCTGGATAATTACCATATGCTGCCCGCCGGGGTGAAATTTATTTGTACGGTACTGATGTTGCTGGGACGTCTGGAACTGTTCGGATTTATACAACTGTTTTTGATCAAATGGTGGAAATAA
- a CDS encoding MCP four helix bundle domain-containing protein: MGIRQKIRLGFFALGLLLFFSGLMSYFELNKLSNSTRNMLDASLKNMELSKEMLDAVQDQNTALLQIMVTGSAEYDSLLFAGRAKFDAAIREAKISIRDLRGLDSIYAANVQYTGVINNFFDNRAKTGRSDMNWFVGVYKTSYYDLTASIKNFMVSSQSVMDAKTAQLESNAYRAIMPGIIALAIAIIIIVMFSYFIDLYYVRPVLKITEGLHNYLNSKIPFKITMEGRDEVHKLKEYIEALIGLLKNKKSE; the protein is encoded by the coding sequence ATGGGAATCAGGCAAAAAATTAGGCTTGGGTTTTTCGCGCTCGGACTGTTGCTTTTTTTCTCGGGGCTGATGTCCTATTTCGAACTGAATAAACTGAGCAATTCGACGCGTAACATGCTAGATGCCAGCCTGAAAAATATGGAGCTCTCGAAGGAGATGCTCGATGCCGTGCAGGATCAGAATACGGCGCTGCTGCAGATAATGGTAACGGGCAGTGCGGAGTATGATTCGTTGTTGTTCGCAGGACGTGCCAAGTTCGATGCGGCCATCCGCGAGGCCAAGATTTCCATCCGCGACCTGCGGGGGCTTGACTCGATCTATGCGGCCAACGTGCAGTATACCGGCGTAATCAATAATTTTTTCGACAACCGCGCGAAGACCGGGCGCAGCGATATGAATTGGTTTGTGGGCGTTTATAAAACATCCTATTATGACCTGACGGCTTCGATCAAAAACTTTATGGTGTCGTCGCAGAGCGTGATGGATGCCAAAACCGCCCAACTCGAAAGCAACGCTTACCGGGCGATTATGCCGGGAATTATAGCGTTGGCTATAGCGATCATCATTATCGTGATGTTCTCCTATTTCATCGATCTGTATTATGTAAGGCCTGTGCTGAAAATTACCGAAGGGCTGCACAATTACCTCAATTCCAAGATTCCGTTCAAGATCACGATGGAGGGACGCGATGAGGTGCATAAACTCAAAGAGTATATCGAGGCTCTGATCGGCCTGTTGAAAAACAAAAAAAGCGAATAA
- a CDS encoding metal ABC transporter permease — translation MDFIGEIFQYKFLTHAALACLLCGVACGMIGTYVVCRRLVFLSGGITHASFGGIGMAYYFGANPLLGALLFAVLSALGIETFTARKQIREDSAIGLLWSLGMAIGIIFIYLTPGYAPNLMSFLFGNILSVTGTDIFWMGVVDLAILLIFGTMYHPILFVAFDREYARSQNFPTRTISYLMATLVAVTIVISIRVVGIVLLISLLTIPAVIGNLISKSFGRILLYGSVIAALSAFAGLYISYQTNIPSGASTIFVLTVTLIAVKTITFVRLKRRMKTR, via the coding sequence ATGGACTTTATCGGAGAAATTTTCCAATACAAATTCCTCACCCATGCGGCGTTGGCCTGTTTGCTCTGCGGAGTGGCCTGCGGCATGATCGGCACCTATGTGGTCTGCCGGAGGCTCGTATTCCTCAGCGGTGGCATCACGCACGCATCGTTCGGGGGGATTGGTATGGCCTATTACTTCGGGGCCAACCCGTTACTGGGGGCGTTGCTGTTCGCCGTTCTGTCCGCACTGGGCATCGAAACGTTCACCGCCCGGAAACAGATCCGTGAAGATTCGGCTATCGGGTTGCTCTGGTCGCTGGGTATGGCCATCGGCATTATCTTCATCTACCTGACACCGGGCTATGCCCCGAACCTGATGAGTTTCCTTTTCGGCAATATCCTGAGCGTCACCGGGACTGACATCTTCTGGATGGGAGTCGTCGACCTGGCCATACTGCTGATATTCGGAACGATGTACCATCCTATCCTGTTCGTCGCATTCGACCGGGAATACGCCCGGAGCCAGAACTTCCCCACACGGACGATCAGCTACCTGATGGCCACATTGGTAGCCGTCACGATCGTCATTTCGATCCGCGTCGTAGGGATCGTCCTGCTGATCTCGCTATTGACCATCCCTGCGGTGATCGGCAACCTGATTTCCAAATCGTTCGGACGGATACTCCTCTACGGATCGGTTATCGCCGCACTGAGCGCATTCGCCGGCCTCTATATCAGTTACCAGACCAACATACCTTCGGGCGCATCCACAATATTTGTGCTGACCGTTACGCTTATTGCCGTAAAAACGATTACCTTTGTTCGTCTCAAGCGCAGAATGAAGACCCGATGA